A genome region from Paradevosia shaoguanensis includes the following:
- a CDS encoding aminopeptidase P family protein, whose amino-acid sequence MTPKDTAPSFPPALFQSFEERSDPKNVAPRLKALRAEMTTAGLDAFLIPRADAHRGESVPPGDARLAYITGFTGSAGLALVGTRKAALFIDSRYTLQAPAQTDTSKVTPIEALQTGIAPHFAAFVPKGGRIGYDPWLHTPGEIKDLAEKLAGTATLVATDNLVDRIWKDRPAAPATPVEFLGHNRAGKKAEDKLAELQATLAAENADATVLTLPESLCWLFNIRGRDVPNTPFVLGFAIVPRKGKPTIFFDKARITPELKAQFGELANLAGKETMLAALRKLGAAGKRVWVDPASAPLAVLNAIRAGSENAHVIEKRDPILLPKSRKNDAELAGMREAHRLDGVALAKFLAWFDREAPKGKLDEIGIVTALEAFRREEPTCVDASFDTISGAGPNGAIVHYRVTEKTNRGLKAGELMLVDSGAQYLSGTTDVTRTMSTGKPTAEEKDRFTRVLKGMIAISMARFPRGTSGAQIDVLARQYLWQAGLTYNHGTGHGVGAYLGVHEGPIGISPRYTLPLEPGQVISNEPGYYKDGGFGIRIENLVHVVESPVGDGKYLEFETLTLVPIDLRLVDKKLLTGDERDWLNAYHKRVWKEIGSQLKGEAKDWLKAATAEI is encoded by the coding sequence ATGACGCCCAAGGACACCGCCCCCAGCTTCCCGCCCGCCCTGTTCCAGAGCTTCGAGGAGCGGTCGGACCCGAAGAACGTGGCGCCGCGCCTCAAGGCCCTGCGCGCCGAAATGACCACGGCCGGTCTCGATGCCTTCCTGATCCCCCGCGCCGACGCGCATCGCGGCGAATCCGTGCCGCCGGGCGATGCCCGACTCGCCTACATCACCGGCTTCACCGGTTCGGCCGGGCTGGCGCTGGTCGGTACGCGCAAGGCTGCACTCTTCATCGATAGCCGCTACACGCTCCAGGCCCCGGCGCAGACCGATACGAGCAAGGTAACGCCCATCGAGGCCCTACAAACCGGCATAGCTCCCCACTTCGCCGCCTTCGTCCCCAAGGGTGGTCGCATCGGCTACGATCCCTGGCTGCATACCCCCGGCGAAATCAAGGATCTGGCCGAAAAGCTCGCAGGCACGGCGACGCTTGTCGCCACTGATAACCTCGTCGATCGTATCTGGAAGGATCGTCCTGCCGCCCCGGCGACGCCGGTGGAATTTCTCGGGCACAACCGCGCCGGCAAGAAAGCCGAGGACAAACTCGCCGAACTCCAGGCGACGCTCGCCGCCGAGAACGCGGACGCAACTGTGCTGACGCTGCCGGAATCGCTCTGCTGGCTCTTCAACATCCGCGGGCGCGACGTGCCGAACACGCCGTTCGTGCTTGGTTTCGCCATCGTGCCGCGCAAGGGCAAGCCGACCATCTTCTTCGACAAGGCCCGCATCACGCCCGAGCTCAAGGCGCAGTTTGGCGAACTCGCCAACCTCGCGGGCAAGGAAACCATGCTTGCTGCCCTGCGCAAGCTCGGCGCCGCCGGCAAGCGCGTCTGGGTCGACCCGGCTTCCGCTCCCCTCGCGGTGCTCAACGCCATCCGGGCAGGAAGCGAAAACGCCCACGTCATCGAAAAGCGCGACCCCATCCTGCTGCCCAAATCTCGCAAGAACGACGCCGAACTGGCCGGCATGCGCGAGGCGCACCGTCTCGATGGCGTGGCCTTGGCCAAATTCCTCGCCTGGTTCGACCGCGAGGCGCCCAAAGGCAAGCTCGATGAGATTGGCATTGTCACTGCGCTTGAAGCCTTCCGCCGTGAGGAACCGACCTGCGTCGATGCGAGCTTCGACACGATTTCCGGTGCCGGCCCGAACGGGGCCATCGTCCATTATCGGGTGACCGAGAAAACCAATCGCGGCCTCAAGGCCGGCGAGCTGATGCTGGTGGATTCGGGGGCGCAATATCTCTCGGGTACGACCGACGTGACGCGAACCATGTCGACCGGCAAGCCGACCGCCGAAGAGAAGGATCGCTTCACCCGCGTGCTCAAGGGCATGATCGCCATCTCCATGGCCCGCTTCCCGCGCGGCACCTCCGGCGCGCAGATCGACGTATTGGCCCGGCAATATCTCTGGCAGGCCGGCCTCACCTACAACCACGGCACCGGCCACGGCGTCGGCGCCTATCTCGGCGTGCACGAAGGACCGATCGGCATCTCGCCGCGCTACACCCTGCCGCTCGAGCCCGGACAGGTGATTTCGAACGAGCCCGGCTACTACAAGGACGGCGGCTTCGGCATCCGCATCGAGAACCTCGTCCATGTGGTGGAGAGCCCGGTGGGCGACGGCAAGTATCTCGAATTCGAGACGCTGACCCTCGTGCCGATCGACTTGCGGCTCGTAGACAAGAAGCTGCTGACGGGTGACGAGCGCGATTGGCTCAACGCCTACCACAAGCGCGTGTGGAAGGAGATCGGCTCGCAGCTCAAGGGCGAGGCCAAGGATTGGCTAAAGGCGGCTACGGCGGAGATTTAG
- the recN gene encoding DNA repair protein RecN, whose translation MLTALSVRNIVLIDQLDLGLDTGLTVLTGETGAGKSILLDALTLALGGRGDASLVRKGAESGQVVAVLQLPPGHPARQALREGDINDDDELILRRVQFADGRTRAFINDQPVSATLLQRVGSLVVEIHGQHDDRALVDVNTHRDALDAFGSDEALVGAVRSTFEALAEANAAVADQRALVADAAAKEEFARHVVDELSKLAPDAGEEEELAERRQHLMQLERAAEEVRDADEVINGSAAPGPMLASLMRRLMRKADSGNSIFQPLVEALDASLVTLDRTSDALETLKREMAYDPQELEKVEERLFALRGAARKHGVAPDDLPAVLARYKADLEMLENGEASLTKLEEAAAAARAAYVAVAKKLSAARAKAASALSKAVEGELPDLKLGSARFIVDHQVDESRVAASGFDQIAFHVQTNPGTSPGPLLKVASGGELSRFLLALKVVLADRGSAPVLIFDEIDTGVGGAVADAIGRRLARLASKVQVLCVTHAPQVAARAHSHLLIEKQAVEEGAFVRTHVRGLDGENRREEVARMLAGAKVTEEARAAASKLISEVS comes from the coding sequence ATGCTCACTGCGTTGTCCGTTCGCAATATCGTCCTGATCGACCAGCTCGATCTTGGCCTAGACACCGGCCTGACCGTGCTCACCGGCGAGACGGGTGCCGGCAAGTCCATCCTGCTTGATGCGCTGACGCTGGCGCTGGGCGGGCGCGGCGATGCTTCGCTGGTGCGCAAGGGCGCCGAGAGCGGGCAGGTCGTGGCCGTGCTCCAGCTGCCCCCCGGCCATCCGGCGCGCCAGGCGCTGCGCGAGGGCGACATCAATGATGACGACGAACTGATTCTGCGCCGCGTGCAGTTTGCCGATGGCCGCACGCGCGCCTTTATCAACGACCAGCCGGTTTCGGCAACGCTGCTGCAGCGCGTCGGCTCGCTGGTGGTCGAAATCCACGGCCAGCACGACGATCGCGCCCTTGTCGACGTCAACACCCACCGCGACGCGCTCGATGCCTTCGGCAGCGACGAGGCCCTGGTCGGCGCGGTGCGCTCGACCTTCGAGGCGCTGGCCGAGGCCAATGCCGCCGTCGCCGATCAGCGCGCCCTCGTCGCCGATGCGGCGGCCAAGGAAGAGTTCGCGCGGCACGTGGTCGATGAACTCTCCAAGCTGGCGCCCGATGCCGGCGAGGAAGAGGAACTTGCCGAACGCCGGCAGCACCTGATGCAGCTCGAGCGCGCCGCCGAGGAAGTGCGCGACGCCGACGAAGTGATCAACGGCTCGGCCGCGCCCGGCCCGATGCTGGCTTCGCTGATGCGCCGGCTGATGCGCAAGGCGGATTCGGGCAATTCGATCTTCCAGCCGCTGGTCGAGGCGCTCGATGCCTCGCTGGTGACGCTCGACCGCACCTCGGACGCGCTCGAAACGCTCAAGCGCGAGATGGCCTACGATCCGCAGGAACTGGAAAAGGTGGAGGAGCGCCTGTTCGCGCTGCGCGGCGCCGCCCGCAAGCACGGCGTGGCGCCCGACGACCTGCCGGCGGTGCTCGCCCGCTACAAGGCCGATCTCGAGATGCTGGAGAACGGGGAGGCCTCGCTTACCAAGCTCGAGGAGGCCGCCGCTGCCGCTCGCGCCGCCTATGTCGCCGTGGCCAAAAAGCTTAGCGCCGCCCGCGCCAAGGCTGCCTCTGCGCTCAGCAAGGCGGTCGAGGGCGAGTTGCCCGATCTCAAGCTCGGCAGCGCCAGGTTCATCGTCGACCACCAGGTCGACGAGAGCCGCGTGGCTGCGTCCGGCTTCGACCAGATCGCCTTCCACGTGCAGACCAATCCCGGCACCTCGCCCGGTCCGCTGCTCAAGGTCGCCTCGGGCGGCGAGCTTTCGCGGTTCCTGCTGGCGCTCAAGGTGGTGCTGGCCGATCGCGGTTCGGCCCCGGTGCTGATCTTCGACGAAATTGACACCGGCGTCGGCGGCGCGGTGGCCGACGCCATCGGGCGGCGGCTCGCGCGGCTGGCCAGCAAGGTGCAGGTGCTCTGCGTCACCCACGCGCCGCAGGTTGCCGCGCGGGCCCACAGCCACCTGCTCATCGAAAAGCAGGCCGTGGAGGAGGGGGCGTTCGTGCGCACGCATGTGCGCGGGCTCGATGGCGAGAACCGCCGCGAGGAAGTGGCGCGCATGCTTGCCGGCGCCAAGGTTACCGAAGAGGCGCGCGCCGCCGCTTCCAAGTTGATTTCGGAGGTATCGTGA
- the ligA gene encoding NAD-dependent DNA ligase LigA has translation MIEFQDEVENLSEAQAKAELDKLQEAIARADIAYHQNDAPEITDAEYDAMKVRYGAIEMAFPQLRRADSLTGKVGAPAAEGFAKVRHAVPMLSLAKAYTDQDVIDFIDRGHRFFERDKDLVLEFVTEPKIDGLSASLRYEKGVFVKGATRGDGTVGEDITANLRTIADIPQQLHGTDWPDVIEIRGEVYMTYADFEALKARSAAEGGQDYVNPRNTAAGSLRQKDPTVTAQRNLHFFAYAWGDASSLPADTQWGMIQAIKSWGFKVNELTERTASTEEMLRQYRLIEEKRSSLGYDIDGVVYKLDRLDLRERWGYVTGEPRWAIAHKFPAEQAMTVVKRIDIQVGRTGTLAPVARLEPVTVGGVVVENVTLHNEDYIKGFDSNGEPIRDGIDIRVGDTVVIQRAGDVIPQIVKVVVEKRPADAVPYEFPHTCPVCGSPAVREVNEKTGKEDSRRRCTGELICSAQAVERLRHFVSRGAMDIEGLGAENIDTFFNAGLIKTAADIFTLKDRRPEVQRALAERREEQARLREAASGKTRKNVRGVEDRNYEGLEKLFAAIDARREPELDRFIFALGILHIGSTTAAILARTFGTMEELIRVGKETARHEGDPHEVFPSIDGIGDTVIGSLIAFFGNERNDEVIDRLLEQVHPQPYVVTVSADSQVAGKTVVFTGTLEKMSRSEAKAMAERNGAKVAGSVSSATDILVAGPGAGSKLKKAEELGILVLDEDGWFDLIAK, from the coding sequence GTGATCGAGTTCCAGGACGAGGTCGAGAACCTATCCGAGGCGCAGGCCAAGGCCGAGCTGGACAAGCTCCAGGAAGCGATTGCCCGCGCCGATATCGCCTATCACCAGAACGACGCTCCCGAGATCACGGACGCCGAATACGACGCCATGAAGGTGCGCTACGGCGCCATCGAGATGGCGTTTCCGCAGCTGCGCCGCGCTGACAGCCTCACCGGCAAGGTCGGCGCCCCGGCGGCGGAAGGCTTCGCCAAGGTGCGCCATGCCGTGCCGATGCTCAGCCTCGCCAAGGCCTATACCGACCAGGACGTCATCGACTTCATCGATCGCGGCCATCGCTTCTTCGAGCGCGACAAGGACCTGGTGCTCGAATTCGTCACTGAGCCCAAGATCGACGGCCTCTCGGCCTCGCTGCGCTACGAAAAGGGTGTCTTCGTCAAAGGCGCCACACGCGGCGACGGCACGGTGGGTGAGGACATCACCGCAAACCTCAGGACCATCGCCGACATTCCGCAGCAGCTGCACGGCACGGATTGGCCGGACGTCATCGAAATTCGCGGCGAGGTCTACATGACCTATGCCGATTTCGAGGCGCTGAAAGCGCGGTCGGCGGCCGAGGGCGGGCAGGATTACGTCAATCCGCGCAATACCGCTGCCGGTTCGTTGCGCCAGAAGGACCCGACGGTCACCGCGCAGCGCAACCTGCACTTCTTCGCCTATGCCTGGGGCGATGCATCGAGCCTGCCGGCCGATACGCAATGGGGCATGATCCAGGCGATCAAGAGCTGGGGCTTCAAGGTCAACGAGCTGACCGAGCGCACCGCCTCGACCGAGGAAATGCTGCGGCAATACCGGTTGATCGAGGAGAAACGCTCCTCGCTCGGCTACGACATCGATGGCGTGGTTTACAAGCTCGACCGGCTCGACCTGCGCGAGCGCTGGGGCTACGTCACCGGCGAGCCCCGCTGGGCCATCGCCCACAAGTTCCCGGCCGAACAGGCCATGACCGTGGTAAAGCGCATCGACATCCAGGTCGGCCGCACCGGCACGCTGGCGCCCGTCGCCCGGCTTGAGCCGGTGACGGTGGGTGGCGTCGTGGTCGAGAACGTCACGCTCCACAACGAAGACTACATCAAGGGTTTCGACAGCAACGGCGAACCCATCCGCGATGGCATCGACATCCGTGTCGGCGACACAGTCGTCATCCAGCGCGCGGGCGACGTTATCCCGCAGATCGTCAAGGTGGTGGTCGAGAAGCGCCCGGCCGATGCGGTGCCCTACGAATTCCCGCATACCTGCCCTGTCTGCGGCTCCCCGGCGGTGCGCGAGGTCAACGAGAAGACCGGCAAGGAAGATTCCCGCCGCCGCTGCACGGGCGAGCTCATCTGCTCGGCGCAGGCCGTCGAGCGCCTGCGGCACTTCGTGTCGCGCGGGGCCATGGATATCGAGGGCCTTGGCGCCGAGAACATCGACACCTTCTTCAATGCCGGCCTCATCAAGACCGCCGCCGACATCTTCACCCTCAAGGACCGGCGTCCGGAGGTGCAGCGCGCCCTCGCCGAGCGGCGCGAAGAGCAGGCGCGGCTGCGCGAGGCGGCGAGCGGCAAGACCCGCAAGAACGTGCGCGGCGTCGAGGATCGTAATTACGAGGGGCTCGAAAAGCTCTTTGCGGCCATCGATGCGCGGCGCGAGCCGGAGCTCGACCGCTTCATCTTCGCGCTCGGCATCCTCCATATCGGCAGCACCACGGCGGCGATCCTGGCGCGCACCTTCGGCACGATGGAAGAGCTGATCCGCGTGGGGAAGGAGACGGCCCGGCACGAGGGCGATCCGCACGAGGTCTTCCCCTCCATCGACGGGATCGGCGACACGGTCATCGGCTCGCTCATCGCCTTTTTCGGCAACGAGCGGAACGACGAGGTGATCGACCGGCTGCTCGAGCAGGTACACCCGCAGCCCTATGTCGTGACCGTTTCGGCCGATAGCCAGGTGGCCGGCAAGACGGTGGTGTTCACGGGTACGCTCGAAAAGATGTCCCGCAGCGAAGCCAAGGCCATGGCCGAGCGGAACGGGGCCAAGGTGGCCGGCTCGGTGTCGTCCGCCACCGATATCCTCGTGGCGGGACCGGGTGCAGGCTCCAAGCTCAAGAAGGCCGAAGAGCTGGGAATCCTTGTTTTGGACGAAGACGGCTGGTTCGATCTCATCGCCAAATAG
- a CDS encoding DUF3828 domain-containing protein, with amino-acid sequence MRIVIAALGLLLALAAPAFAANYSTPRALLESIYQSYATDTFPEDSEEIYSSHLKGLFAADRERTPEGEIGALDFDPFVNGQDYDLADLVIDEPVVSGETATSTVRFVNLGEKNVLDISMVREADGWKIDNVESVEGEVQWKLTEILGEIPAVAQ; translated from the coding sequence ATGCGCATCGTTATCGCTGCTCTTGGTCTTCTTCTCGCGCTCGCCGCCCCGGCATTCGCCGCGAACTATTCGACGCCCCGGGCGCTGCTGGAATCGATCTACCAGTCCTACGCCACCGATACGTTCCCGGAGGATAGCGAGGAGATCTATTCGAGCCACCTCAAGGGCCTCTTCGCCGCCGACCGCGAGCGGACGCCCGAAGGCGAGATCGGCGCGCTCGATTTCGATCCCTTCGTGAACGGGCAGGATTACGACCTGGCAGATCTGGTGATCGACGAGCCCGTGGTTTCGGGCGAGACGGCCACCTCCACCGTGCGGTTCGTCAACCTGGGCGAGAAGAACGTGCTCGATATCTCGATGGTCCGCGAAGCGGATGGCTGGAAGATCGACAACGTGGAATCGGTCGAGGGCGAGGTGCAGTGGAAGCTGACCGAGATTCTCGGGGAGATACCGGCAGTAGCGCAATAG
- a CDS encoding 50S ribosomal protein L11 methyltransferase: MTVDQVSVALTKDQAYALVDAVMEREDLAFTASAHEDVETGEWVFEATVESPANVEAFNTLAREVLGGDVDFAIEAIDPEINWVAKSLEGLQPVTAGGFYIYGSHETAPVPEGLIGLRIDAAQAFGTGHHETTTGCLEAIDRVLERAKPVNVIDIGTGTGVLAIAIAKKTGLKVLATDIDPIAVTTTVENARDNDVADLIEGVVAEGLDSDVITAKAPYDLILANILAGPLMGLAPGMSRIAQPGASIILSGILETQAQGVIAAYAENGMPLLQRLQRKEWTTLILHKL, translated from the coding sequence ATGACCGTCGACCAGGTTTCCGTCGCCCTTACCAAGGATCAGGCCTATGCGCTGGTCGATGCCGTCATGGAACGGGAGGACCTGGCTTTCACCGCGTCCGCCCATGAAGACGTCGAGACCGGAGAATGGGTATTCGAGGCCACGGTCGAAAGCCCGGCCAACGTGGAAGCTTTCAACACGCTGGCGCGCGAAGTGCTGGGCGGCGATGTCGACTTCGCCATCGAGGCGATCGATCCGGAAATCAACTGGGTCGCCAAGTCGCTCGAAGGCCTGCAGCCGGTAACCGCGGGCGGCTTCTATATCTATGGCAGCCACGAGACGGCGCCGGTCCCCGAAGGGCTGATCGGCCTGCGCATCGACGCGGCCCAGGCCTTCGGCACCGGCCACCACGAAACCACCACCGGGTGCCTCGAAGCCATCGACCGCGTGCTCGAACGCGCAAAACCGGTAAACGTCATCGATATCGGCACCGGCACGGGCGTGCTTGCCATCGCCATCGCCAAGAAGACCGGCCTCAAGGTCCTGGCCACCGATATCGACCCCATCGCCGTGACGACGACTGTCGAGAATGCTCGCGACAACGACGTGGCCGACCTGATCGAGGGCGTGGTTGCCGAAGGGCTCGACAGCGACGTTATCACCGCCAAGGCGCCCTACGACCTGATCCTCGCCAATATCCTGGCCGGTCCGCTCATGGGCCTTGCGCCGGGCATGTCGCGCATCGCCCAGCCGGGTGCCTCGATCATTCTGTCGGGTATTCTCGAAACCCAGGCCCAGGGCGTGATCGCGGCCTATGCCGAAAACGGCATGCCCCTGCTCCAGCGCCTGCAGCGCAAGGAATGGACGACGCTCATCCTGCACAAGCTCTGA